Proteins encoded within one genomic window of Lysinibacillus louembei:
- a CDS encoding LysR family transcriptional regulator, whose protein sequence is MDIRQLRYFIAIVEEQQISAAAERLHISQPPLSQHLKAMEEELGAKLIERSGRFFEVTEAGKTLYKYALQMTQLMEEAQVEVKEIGNGNNGTLKVGVNTLSVSKLSDVLQQFKQLYPNVTYKIQQNESAHLCQLVRQRHVELAFIRLPLELEDFSVSHLYTEPFYFITAEKRAFPNKEISLSDIQNETLILPSTEGLGLHYLIWEAFSRQQIQPTIISECSDITLLLQLVAAHFGTAIVPETVLKQHQLNKIYTYKITSSSLTSSIGLIWLKNHYLSKTAQNFVDLFKVNGFY, encoded by the coding sequence ATGGATATTCGACAGTTACGTTACTTCATTGCGATTGTAGAGGAGCAACAAATCTCTGCTGCTGCTGAAAGGCTTCATATATCACAGCCGCCATTGAGTCAGCATTTAAAGGCAATGGAGGAGGAGCTTGGTGCAAAATTAATCGAGCGTAGTGGGCGTTTTTTTGAAGTAACTGAGGCAGGAAAGACATTATATAAATATGCCTTGCAAATGACACAGTTAATGGAGGAGGCACAAGTAGAGGTTAAAGAAATTGGAAATGGTAACAATGGCACTTTGAAAGTAGGTGTTAATACATTGTCCGTTTCAAAATTGAGTGACGTACTACAGCAATTTAAGCAGCTCTATCCAAATGTGACATATAAGATTCAACAAAATGAATCCGCTCATTTATGTCAGCTTGTACGCCAACGCCATGTTGAGCTTGCCTTTATTCGGCTACCATTAGAGCTTGAGGATTTTTCAGTTAGCCATCTTTATACAGAGCCTTTTTACTTTATCACAGCCGAAAAACGAGCTTTTCCAAATAAAGAAATCTCCTTATCGGATATTCAAAATGAGACACTTATTTTACCAAGCACAGAAGGACTAGGCTTACATTATTTAATTTGGGAGGCATTTTCTCGCCAACAAATTCAACCAACAATTATTAGCGAATGTTCTGATATTACACTGTTGCTTCAGTTAGTGGCAGCACATTTTGGCACAGCCATTGTGCCTGAAACTGTGTTGAAGCAGCATCAGTTAAATAAAATTTATACTTACAAAATTACTAGTAGCTCTCTCACTTCATCCATTGGCCTGATTTGGTTGAAAAATCACTATTTATCTAAAACAGCACAAAATTTTGTAGATTTATTTAAAGTTAATGGATTTTACTAG
- a CDS encoding amidohydrolase, with protein sequence MYWLTNALLETGYEMDGETVISTTTASFHLLINNGFIEKIVPATEVLTDNVPQKDVKNLLALPSFKEMHCHLDKTLLGDDWRAVTPTKDIFGRFEVEKTVLPTLRTTTQERAETLLTHYSQYGVTHVRTHVDIYPEVGLGNLEQVQKALQTFDGKLSNEIVAFPQHGLLRTNAKELVREALQQGAGFVGGVDPAMVDGDIERSLQQMVELAVEAGAGIDLHLHDADQLGIFTIKRLAELTVEAGLQGKVAVSHAFALGDISPAQAEGMADILATAGMTIITSAPIGRSFPPVGLLHQKGVDVAVGCDNIFDSWSPFGNGDILERAGRLAQLSRWSHERVLAETLQFITGGIKPLDNKGQQAWPKIGDLANIVLIEASCSAEAIARTSKRKMTIYKGNIVTE encoded by the coding sequence ATGTATTGGCTAACAAATGCATTATTAGAAACAGGCTATGAAATGGATGGCGAAACAGTTATCAGTACGACAACAGCGAGCTTTCATTTATTAATAAACAATGGATTCATTGAAAAAATTGTACCAGCCACTGAAGTATTAACAGATAATGTACCACAAAAAGATGTGAAAAACTTATTAGCATTGCCTTCATTTAAAGAGATGCATTGTCATTTAGATAAAACATTACTAGGTGATGATTGGCGTGCTGTAACACCGACAAAGGATATTTTCGGACGCTTTGAAGTAGAAAAAACAGTATTGCCTACATTGCGCACAACGACACAGGAGCGTGCGGAAACATTACTTACACATTATTCACAATATGGTGTGACACATGTTCGCACACATGTTGATATTTATCCAGAGGTTGGCTTAGGCAATTTAGAGCAGGTACAAAAAGCACTACAAACATTTGACGGTAAGCTTTCAAATGAAATTGTGGCATTCCCACAGCACGGTTTACTACGTACAAATGCAAAGGAGCTAGTGCGAGAAGCATTACAACAAGGTGCAGGATTTGTTGGTGGTGTAGACCCTGCCATGGTAGATGGCGATATTGAGCGTTCCTTGCAGCAGATGGTGGAGCTTGCGGTAGAAGCGGGTGCAGGTATTGATTTGCATTTACACGATGCAGATCAGCTAGGCATTTTTACAATAAAGCGTTTAGCTGAATTAACGGTAGAGGCGGGCTTGCAAGGTAAAGTAGCGGTAAGTCATGCATTTGCGCTTGGCGATATTTCTCCCGCTCAGGCTGAAGGAATGGCAGACATTTTGGCGACAGCTGGCATGACAATTATTACGAGCGCTCCAATTGGACGCAGCTTCCCACCTGTTGGCTTGCTACATCAAAAGGGTGTCGATGTAGCAGTAGGCTGTGATAATATTTTTGATTCATGGTCACCGTTTGGCAATGGCGATATTTTAGAGCGTGCAGGTCGACTAGCACAGCTTTCAAGATGGTCACATGAGCGAGTGTTAGCAGAAACACTGCAATTTATTACAGGCGGTATTAAGCCACTGGATAACAAAGGGCAGCAAGCTTGGCCGAAGATAGGCGATCTTGCAAATATAGTTCTTATTGAAGCATCATGCTCTGCAGAAGCAATTGCAAGAACATCGAAGCGCAAGATGACAATATATAAAGGGAATATTGTGACAGAATAG
- a CDS encoding amidohydrolase family protein codes for MNYWLKNVRLEEGYYYENDAVVATKTGLYHLRIEDGKIQEMMMVSEPLLTNLPQHDAKNSLMLPSFRDMHIHLDKTYYGGDWKAPSIPTKGIITRIEEEQELLPRLLPVAQQRAEKLLDLLLSAGTTHIRSHVNIDPTIGLKNLEATLRAVENYKNKAFVEIVAFPQHGLLRSDSVALVREAMKNGAALVGGVDPATMDGDVERSLQTVMDIAVEANANIDLHIHDGGHLGIYTFKRLATLTEEAGWQGRVTISHALALADIPLAEASEVAEMLAQQRISIASSVPLGHTIPIPMLKEKGVEVFLGDDSIIDHWSPFGKGDSLEKASTLAERFRLSEERSLGQALGYITGGITPLNVSGQRVWPNVGDVANFVLVEASCSAEAVARRSKRAAVVYQGHFVMKEEM; via the coding sequence ATGAATTATTGGTTAAAGAATGTGCGATTAGAGGAAGGCTATTATTATGAAAATGATGCAGTAGTTGCAACAAAAACAGGGCTTTATCATCTGCGTATTGAGGATGGAAAAATACAGGAGATGATGATGGTAAGTGAGCCTTTATTAACGAATCTGCCGCAGCATGATGCAAAAAATAGCTTAATGCTACCTTCATTTAGAGATATGCATATCCATCTTGATAAAACATATTACGGTGGGGATTGGAAGGCACCTTCAATTCCAACGAAAGGGATTATTACCCGCATTGAAGAAGAACAGGAGCTACTGCCACGCTTATTACCTGTAGCACAGCAAAGAGCAGAAAAGCTGCTTGATTTATTATTAAGTGCAGGAACAACGCACATTCGCTCACATGTTAATATCGACCCTACAATTGGTTTAAAAAACCTAGAAGCAACATTGCGTGCAGTCGAGAACTATAAAAACAAAGCGTTTGTGGAAATTGTAGCTTTCCCACAGCATGGCTTATTACGAAGCGATTCTGTAGCTCTTGTAAGAGAAGCGATGAAAAATGGTGCTGCACTTGTTGGTGGTGTAGACCCTGCAACGATGGATGGTGATGTGGAACGTTCCTTGCAAACGGTGATGGATATTGCAGTCGAGGCAAATGCCAATATTGATTTACATATTCATGATGGAGGTCATTTAGGCATTTATACGTTTAAGCGTTTAGCTACATTGACCGAGGAAGCAGGCTGGCAAGGTCGAGTAACGATTAGCCATGCACTAGCACTGGCAGATATTCCATTAGCAGAGGCAAGTGAAGTAGCAGAAATGCTAGCACAGCAACGTATTTCAATTGCCTCCTCTGTACCTTTAGGACATACGATTCCCATTCCAATGTTAAAGGAAAAAGGAGTAGAGGTGTTTCTTGGTGACGATAGCATTATCGATCACTGGTCACCTTTTGGTAAAGGGGATAGCTTAGAAAAAGCGAGCACCTTAGCAGAGCGTTTCCGTTTGAGCGAGGAGCGTTCACTTGGACAGGCTTTAGGCTATATTACAGGTGGAATTACGCCGTTAAATGTGAGTGGACAGCGTGTTTGGCCAAATGTTGGGGATGTAGCAAATTTCGTCCTAGTAGAGGCGAGCTGTTCTGCGGAGGCAGTAGCTCGTAGAAGTAAGCGTGCTGCTGTTGTTTATCAAGGTCATTTTGTTATGAAGGAGGAAATGTAA
- a CDS encoding ankyrin repeat domain-containing protein: protein MEQQFIQYAAQGDMERVLTLLETDIDINSIDSNGTTAAMAATYNNQVEMVRLLIEHGANINIRDKQLNNVLLYAGASGYLPIVKLALAAGADTTLTNRFGGIAIIPAAERGHVEVVKELLENSDTNVNHINNLHWTALMEAVILGDGGKRHQQIVQLLIEHGADIEIADAQGITPLEHARKLGFTEIEKILAAGE, encoded by the coding sequence ATGGAACAGCAATTCATTCAATACGCAGCACAAGGGGATATGGAACGTGTTTTAACGTTATTGGAAACAGATATCGATATTAATAGTATAGATTCAAACGGAACAACTGCTGCTATGGCGGCGACATATAATAATCAAGTAGAAATGGTAAGGCTATTAATTGAGCATGGCGCAAATATTAATATTCGTGATAAACAATTAAATAATGTTCTATTATACGCTGGAGCATCAGGGTATTTGCCGATTGTCAAGCTAGCACTTGCAGCAGGAGCAGATACAACGCTTACGAATCGCTTTGGTGGTATTGCTATTATTCCAGCGGCTGAACGTGGACATGTTGAGGTTGTTAAGGAGCTGCTTGAAAATAGCGATACGAATGTTAATCATATTAATAATTTACACTGGACAGCATTAATGGAAGCCGTAATTCTTGGAGATGGTGGTAAGCGTCACCAGCAAATCGTTCAATTGCTAATTGAGCATGGTGCAGACATCGAGATTGCGGATGCGCAAGGTATCACACCGCTAGAGCATGCACGTAAGCTTGGCTTTACAGAAATAGAAAAAATATTAGCAGCAGGAGAGTGA
- a CDS encoding YktB family protein, with the protein MVKVQWTNDDFQVFSIDGLDERMEALTTIIRPKFHQLGEYFATYFSTKTGDEFFPHVAKHARRTINPPKDSWVAFAPYKRGYKALPHFQIGLWGTHLFIVVAVIYEAPQKAEMAELLLANVKPFNKLTDDFVLSGDHMSPDVVPFDKEQLQKLLTRLRDIKKGEFLVGRHLTIEQATAMSAEEFLAFAEETFDKLVPIYNAIIGK; encoded by the coding sequence ATGGTAAAAGTACAATGGACAAACGATGATTTTCAAGTATTTTCAATTGATGGCTTAGACGAAAGAATGGAAGCATTAACAACAATTATTCGCCCTAAATTTCATCAATTAGGTGAGTATTTCGCAACATACTTTAGCACAAAAACAGGTGACGAATTTTTCCCACATGTCGCAAAGCATGCGCGTCGTACAATTAATCCACCAAAAGACTCATGGGTAGCCTTCGCACCATATAAACGCGGCTACAAAGCGTTGCCACACTTCCAAATCGGCTTATGGGGAACACATCTTTTTATCGTTGTTGCAGTAATTTATGAAGCGCCTCAAAAAGCTGAAATGGCAGAGCTTCTACTAGCGAACGTAAAGCCATTTAATAAACTAACAGATGACTTTGTGCTGTCAGGTGATCACATGTCTCCAGATGTTGTACCGTTTGATAAAGAACAGTTACAAAAGCTTCTTACACGTTTACGTGATATCAAAAAAGGCGAGTTTTTAGTGGGTCGCCATTTAACTATTGAACAAGCAACAGCAATGTCTGCTGAGGAGTTTTTAGCATTTGCTGAAGAGACATTTGACAAGCTTGTCCCAATTTATAATGCGATTATTGGCAAATAG